In Brassica napus cultivar Da-Ae chromosome C4 unlocalized genomic scaffold, Da-Ae chrC04_Random_16, whole genome shotgun sequence, the genomic stretch TGGTTCGATGCTGTGCTTACAGTACCAAAGTCTTACAAATTCGTGTATGCTATTGCTGCTACCCTTTGAAGGGAATGAATCAGGTTATGTTTTGTTAGTATATTTCATTTCTTGAAGGTATGTCATGTTTCTTGTAGATGATTAAGCTTATTATGTATCTGTCTCTTTGATTTCAAACTCTTTAGGCTACTCTTCGATGAATGAGTCATGAGACAAGCGGCTTCCAACTTGTATGTGTTTGTCTTGTGTTTTTAGCTACTTGTAAACCTATGCattcacttttagcatagttTTTGTCTTTTAAAACGCTTTTTGTTTGTTGATGTTGCATTAGTTGCATAGAAGGCCTACGGTTCTCTTTACCACCATGAGAATAGTGTTAGTGTCATTTTCTGTCACTCAGGCTAATTAAGTTCTCAAAAGTTGTTACCTAGCTAGTTGCCTCCAACAAAACCAAGATACACAACTACGGTTTGTTTAATGACCAAGTTGAAGAAGAAAATGTGGTTTGATTAAGCTTACGTTCATCTATTGTTTGTATAAAAATCGTTGAAATATAGTTTTAACATATAAGATTTTTGTGACTAAAATTTCACttcattcttttatttttatcattcttGTTTAGACTTTATTCGATAAATATGAAACCAGTCTTCATCCTAGACTTGatgttatttttcttatttatttttgctcAACTTCAACTTTTTTGTTCTAATAACACACCCACGATCCATCCATAGGTGTAACTAGATCACTTCAAAGCCCATTTTCTTCAACATGTTACCATTTCATAGCTCtgcaaaatatttgtatttgtacCAATATCCAAATTTAACTAAACCTATGAAACATAACTGAATTATccatattttatgaaattatcaAAATGAAACGATTTATTAAAGGATAATTAAACCgaacttaaacaaaaaaattgttactATTGGTCTTGATACCTAAAACTGAAATGAACCAAGAACCAAGAACCAAACTGAACCATTTGTCTTGGGAAAATACGGTATAACCTTCTTCTTTGATTAACCGTTAACCAAAATACCGGTTAAGTTGGATTCGGTTAACCAGAGTTGCAGGCCTGATTCAGCTTATAATTTGTACCCCAAAAAAGTACCAAGAGAGACGGAGTAATGGCTAGCTTCTCCACAGCACAACCTCTCTCACTGCCACGTCACCCGACCTTCTCCAATCCCAGTCAACCAATGACCAATAACGACCGCTCCCGCCACACTCTATCCCTGATCGACCGATGTTCAAATCTCCGACAACTAAAACAAATCCACGCCCAAATGGTCCGTACTGGTCTCTTCAACGACCCTTACTCAGCCAGCAAGCTATTCGCCATCTCCGCCCTCTCCCACTTCGCGAGTCTCGATTACGCCTGCAAGGTGTTCGATCAAATTCCCCAGCCAAACTCCTTCACCTGGAACACACTCATCCGCGCTTACGCTTCGGGACCAGACCCTCTCCGAAGCATCTCGGTCTTCTTGGACATGGTTTCGGACGGCCAGTTCGGTCCGAACAAGTACACTTTCCCTTTCCTCATCAAAGCGGCCGCAGAAGTTTCTTCTTTATCTCTGGGCCAATCCCTTCACGGGATGGCTGTTAAATCAGCCGTCGGATGCGACGTCTTCGTGGCCAATTCTTTGATACATTGTTACTTCTCCTGCGGGGATTTGGATTCTGCTTGTAAAGTGTTTACCACGATTCAAGAAAAGGACGTGGTTTCTTGGAACTCGATGATTACAGGGTTTGTGCAGAAGGGCTCTCCAGATAAGGCCTTGGAGCTTTTCAAGAAGATGGAGTCGGAGGACGTTAAGGCGAGTCACGTCACGATGGTTGGCGTCTTGTCCGCTTGTGCAAAGACGCGGAATCTTGAGTTCGGGAGGAGGGTTTGTTCTTACATAGAAGAAAACAGAGTGAACGTGAACTTGACGTTGGCTAACGCGATGCTTGATATGTACACAAAGTGTGGAAGCATAGAGGACGCGAAACGGCTGTTTGATGGCATGGAGGAGAGGGATAACGTCACGTGGACGACAATGCTTGATGGGTATGCGATTTTGGAAGACTACGAAGCGGCTAGAGAGGTTCTTAACTCTATGCCTAAGAAGGATATAGTTGCTTGGAATGCTCTTATATCTGCTTATGAGCAGAACGGTAAGCCTAACGAGGCGCTTCTAGTGTTCCATGAGCTGCAGCTTCAGAAGAACATAAAGCTGAATCAGATCACGCTGGTGAGTACTTTATCGGCTTGTGCGCAGGTAGGGGCACTGGAGTTGGGTAGATGGATCCATAGCTACATCAAAAAGCACGGCATTAGGTTGAATTTTTACGTTACGAGTGCGTTGATTCATATGTACTCTAAATGCGGAGATCTTGAAAAGGCGCGTGAGGTGTTCAGTTCCGTAGAGAGGAGAGATGTGTTTGTGTGGAGCGCGATGATTGGTGGCTTAGCGATGCACGGATGTGGAAACGAAGCCTtggatatgttttataaaatgcaGGAAGCTAATGTGAAGCCTAACGGTGTGACTTTCACCAATGTCTTCTGTGCTTGTAGTCATAGTGGTTTGGTAGATGAGGCTGAgttattatttaaagaaatggAATCGAGTTATGGTATTGTCCCTCAGGAAAAGCATTACGCTTGTATAGTTGACGTTCTTGGTCGCTCGGGTTATCTAGAAAAAgctgtgaagttcattgaagcgaTGCCGATTCCTCCAAGTGCGTCTGTCTGGGGAGCGCTTCTAGGAGCTTGTAAGATCCACGCCAATCTGAGTCTCGCTGAAATGGCTTGTACACGTTTGCTTGAGCTCGAACCTAGGAATGACGGCGCACACGTGTTGTTATCAAACATATACGCTAAGTCCGGGAAATGGGAAAGCGTTTCTGAGCTGAGGAAGCACATGAGAGTCACCGGACTTAAAAAAGAGCCAGGATGCAGCTCGATTGAGATAGATGGGACGATCCACGAGTTTCTCTCGGGAGACAACGAGCACCCAATGTGTGAGAAGGTGTACGGGAAGTTAAACGAGGTTATGGAGAGGTTGAAAGCGAATGGCTATGAGCCAGAGATGTCTCAGGTCTTGCAGATtattgatgaagaagagatgaaGGAGCAGTCTCTGAATCTGCACAGTGAGAAGTTGGCGATTTGTTATGGACTGATATCAACGGAGGCTCCTAAGGCGATTAGGGTGATTAAGAATCTAAGGGTGTGTGGAGATTGTCACTCAGTTGCTAAGATGATATCTCAGCTCTATGATAGAGAGATCATAGTGAGGGATCGGTATCGGTTTCACCATTTCAGAAATGGGCAGTGTTCTTGTAACGATTTCTGGTGAAAGTTTCagattgtttttattgtcaaaattttgtattgCAATCATATCATATGATCATCACTGTAGACTGTAATGATATATGGACTTCCTCTCTGTACCATTAGTTACCAGAACTGTCATTTTTCTAATCATTTTGGACCTTTGATAGTTTGTTGAATCccaggatatatatatatatatatatatatcacagcATTTGGGAATGTTAAGAGCCATCATCAGCCAATGAGTGCTCGTTGTGTGTCGCCATCATCAAACTAGTCTTCATCTATTGGATCCTGGAGGGATCCTCTTGGTATGTTCCTCCATCCATCTTTGGATTTTGAAGTATGGTTTGTTGGTTGGCTGCTGTCTCTATTTTTTCATACGTTTATGTTTAAAAGGTTTACACTAGAGTTATACAAAAGACAATTTGAGTAGATCATTAGATACAGTGTCCTGAGATCTTACTTTCCACCAGCGAAAGGTTTGGATCAAGTATAAAAAGTGAAAATCATTGTTTCCATCTTCcctttttttgaaataattcaaAGAGTTTATACTGAAAGTAACTTTTGGATGATAATGAAGACTTTCCTTGAGTttctaaaagttaaaataatactaataattAGTATTTTGGTGAATATTACacttaatttatagattttattctGTAATCTATTACTAATGAGAACACAAAATGCAGTtgttcaaaaacaaaagagaacaaAATGCTGACAAAAGTCAATAATTTCTCTTAAATTAGTTAtgaatttgttttctttcactGAAATTATGGATATTatgaaaaataacaaatataaggcaacaattttttttttgtaaatttatatgTTCCAGCCAATTAAGATATACTCCATATATTAAATTTCAGTAtctatagaaagaaaaaaaaaatatatatatatatacaattatacatatatgggttgcaaaattaaaataataatacaaagaAATCCAACCAAAAAGGCGTGTTTTTATGTCTACTTTGAAATGAAACCTTGTGGTGGGGCCCCCACAAAGTGGCATGCAGCAGAGATAAAAAAAAGgcattataattatttactcATCTGTTTGTTTGGCCGCTGCTTCCTCTTCAGCTTTTGAAATCTCTTGTTTTCTTCTCCTATCCTTTCTGCCCTCATCTCATCTCTGTAAGTATTCAAAAATCTAAACAATCATCTCCAGTTTCTCTATTAATTGCTAGTAATTAGTGTcagttctatgtttttaatgcTATTTACGTTTCGATTCACATCATTCTTGTAAGAGATCTTCTTCGGCGTTATATGAGATTTTCTTTAGAAATTGGGAAACTAAGAGATAAATTGTGTTGTTAGAGTAGGTTTGCGTGCATATGcaggaacaagaaaaaaagaaaacgtaAATATAAATGTAACGGCGTTGGTTAGAACAACACTGTTGTTGTTCTGTTGTGTGATTGATGTttactcttcttcttttctttggttttatgatttttcaGATTAATTAAGCGTTACAGTGTTGTAGCCTTGTAGGAAGATGAGATAACAAAATGTTTAGGCTAAGCAAAGACATTGATTCTGCATTTCAAGGTGTTGGAACTAAAGGGTacgcttcttttctttttaatgcgATCTACGAGAAGAAGATAGTTTGTCTCTTTCCTCTTATGCTTGTACCCTTTTTTAGTGGCCTGGAGGTTTGGTGCATCTTCAATAATCAGCTTATATCGATCCCCAAGTCTTCTTTCGGAAGATTCCACTCTGGAAATGCTTACCTTCTTCTCAGCGTAAGATGCATCTCTGACTTAGATTTGAAATTTCAAGTGGTGTGCTAAATAATACTTAGTTTCTGTGTGTGATGTATAGACGGCTTTGCGGAAGATCGGATCTCCTCAGTATGACATTCACTATTGGCTA encodes the following:
- the LOC125594735 gene encoding pentatricopeptide repeat-containing protein At2g29760, chloroplastic-like; translation: MASFSTAQPLSLPRHPTFSNPSQPMTNNDRSRHTLSLIDRCSNLRQLKQIHAQMVRTGLFNDPYSASKLFAISALSHFASLDYACKVFDQIPQPNSFTWNTLIRAYASGPDPLRSISVFLDMVSDGQFGPNKYTFPFLIKAAAEVSSLSLGQSLHGMAVKSAVGCDVFVANSLIHCYFSCGDLDSACKVFTTIQEKDVVSWNSMITGFVQKGSPDKALELFKKMESEDVKASHVTMVGVLSACAKTRNLEFGRRVCSYIEENRVNVNLTLANAMLDMYTKCGSIEDAKRLFDGMEERDNVTWTTMLDGYAILEDYEAAREVLNSMPKKDIVAWNALISAYEQNGKPNEALLVFHELQLQKNIKLNQITLVSTLSACAQVGALELGRWIHSYIKKHGIRLNFYVTSALIHMYSKCGDLEKAREVFSSVERRDVFVWSAMIGGLAMHGCGNEALDMFYKMQEANVKPNGVTFTNVFCACSHSGLVDEAELLFKEMESSYGIVPQEKHYACIVDVLGRSGYLEKAVKFIEAMPIPPSASVWGALLGACKIHANLSLAEMACTRLLELEPRNDGAHVLLSNIYAKSGKWESVSELRKHMRVTGLKKEPGCSSIEIDGTIHEFLSGDNEHPMCEKVYGKLNEVMERLKANGYEPEMSQVLQIIDEEEMKEQSLNLHSEKLAICYGLISTEAPKAIRVIKNLRVCGDCHSVAKMISQLYDREIIVRDRYRFHHFRNGQCSCNDFW